The Bradyrhizobium ottawaense genome window below encodes:
- a CDS encoding TIGR03808 family TAT-translocated repetitive protein gives MDLNRRHLIGASTAGIAGALAMPADAARAAPLTSLLGRDATQYGVRPGSSEDQTRALQRAIDEAARAQMPLAFPPGIYRSGLLRLPNGAQLIGVRGATKFVFTGGASAIQSDGSDSLGLTGITFDGGNIPLPARRGLINVLGGRDTRITDCEITNSGGSGIWLEQVSGDISGNIFTDIAVTAVVSFDARGLSVSRNTIIGTNDNGIEILRSAIGDDGTLVADNRIENIKAGPGGSGQYGNAINAFRAGNVIVRGNRIRNCDYSAVRGNSASNIQISGNSVSDVREVALYSEFAFEAAVIANNTVDGAAVGVSVCNFNEGGRIAVVQGNIIRNLIPKRPIGTAPDDDAGVGIYIEADTSVTGNLIENAPSYGIVAGWGKYLRDVAITGNVIRKALAGVGVSVVPGAGMALVNNNMISETPRGAVVGLDHARAVTSDLSADGAQRFAQVVLGGNAVRR, from the coding sequence GTATCGCGGGCGCCCTCGCCATGCCGGCCGACGCCGCGCGCGCGGCGCCGCTGACATCCCTGCTGGGCCGCGATGCCACGCAATACGGCGTGCGGCCCGGCAGCAGCGAGGATCAGACCCGCGCGCTGCAACGCGCGATCGATGAGGCCGCGCGGGCGCAGATGCCGCTGGCGTTTCCGCCCGGTATCTACCGCAGCGGGCTGCTCCGGCTGCCGAACGGCGCACAATTGATCGGCGTCCGCGGGGCGACAAAATTCGTCTTCACCGGCGGGGCATCGGCGATCCAGAGCGACGGTTCGGACTCCCTTGGCCTCACCGGCATCACTTTCGACGGCGGCAACATCCCGCTGCCGGCGCGGCGCGGGCTGATCAATGTCCTCGGCGGGCGCGATACGCGCATCACTGATTGCGAGATCACGAATTCAGGCGGCAGCGGCATCTGGCTCGAGCAGGTGTCCGGCGACATCTCCGGTAACATCTTCACTGACATCGCGGTGACCGCGGTGGTCTCGTTCGATGCCAGGGGCCTCAGCGTCTCCCGCAACACGATCATCGGCACCAACGACAACGGCATCGAGATCCTGCGCAGCGCGATCGGCGACGACGGCACGCTGGTTGCCGACAACCGCATCGAGAACATCAAGGCCGGCCCCGGCGGCTCCGGCCAGTACGGAAACGCCATCAATGCCTTCCGCGCCGGCAACGTGATCGTGCGCGGCAACCGCATCAGGAACTGCGATTACTCCGCCGTGCGCGGCAACTCCGCCTCGAACATCCAGATATCAGGCAACAGCGTCAGCGACGTGCGCGAGGTCGCGCTCTATTCGGAGTTTGCGTTCGAGGCCGCGGTGATCGCCAACAACACGGTCGACGGCGCGGCTGTCGGCGTCTCCGTCTGCAATTTCAACGAAGGCGGCCGCATCGCGGTGGTCCAGGGCAACATCATCCGCAACCTGATCCCGAAGCGCCCGATCGGCACCGCGCCCGACGACGACGCCGGCGTCGGCATCTACATCGAGGCGGATACCTCGGTGACCGGGAATTTGATCGAGAACGCGCCGTCCTACGGCATCGTCGCCGGCTGGGGCAAATATCTGCGCGACGTCGCGATCACGGGCAACGTGATCCGCAAGGCCCTCGCCGGCGTCGGCGTCTCCGTCGTGCCGGGCGCCGGCATGGCGCTGGTCAACAACAACATGATCTCCGAGACCCCGCGCGGCGCCGTGGTCGGCCTCGATCACGCGCGGGCCGTAACCTCGGATCTGTCAGCCGACGGCGCGCAACGATTTGCGCAGGTGGTGCTCGGCGGCAATGCAGTGCGAAGGTAG
- a CDS encoding TIGR03809 family protein: protein MVAGRDVAARWCALAEQRLQHLSEMFETGRWRRYHSEIAFLENIQEAKRAVQTWRALATGADVAEAAASVTPAFGWSPATMPRVFPREQQAQILQPKTLHPKAVHIAPETAVPVRLDPKPDVLAEITEAPIAPLAAPAASAAMASFIAPAEMPPLKAPAARAPLIAPAVRSPLAAPAAMASLLPQFAPPAAEIVAAPERVVEFTFSLDGLEAKYPLLRNAF from the coding sequence GTGGTTGCTGGCCGCGACGTCGCGGCGCGCTGGTGCGCTCTCGCCGAGCAGCGGCTGCAACATCTCTCCGAAATGTTCGAGACCGGCCGCTGGCGCCGTTATCACTCAGAGATCGCATTCCTCGAAAATATCCAGGAAGCCAAGCGCGCGGTCCAGACCTGGCGCGCGCTTGCGACCGGTGCTGACGTCGCCGAGGCCGCTGCAAGCGTGACGCCGGCATTCGGTTGGTCGCCGGCGACCATGCCCCGTGTGTTTCCGCGCGAGCAGCAGGCGCAGATCTTGCAGCCCAAGACCCTGCACCCAAAGGCCGTCCACATCGCCCCCGAGACCGCCGTGCCGGTCAGGCTCGACCCGAAGCCGGACGTTCTCGCCGAGATCACCGAAGCCCCGATCGCGCCACTCGCCGCGCCCGCAGCCTCCGCTGCGATGGCGTCGTTCATCGCGCCTGCCGAGATGCCGCCGCTCAAGGCTCCGGCTGCGAGGGCGCCGCTGATCGCACCTGCCGTGAGGTCACCGCTCGCCGCGCCTGCTGCGATGGCATCGCTCCTGCCGCAGTTCGCCCCGCCGGCCGCCGAAATCGTCGCAGCCCCCGAGCGCGTCGTCGAATTCACCTTTAGCCTCGACGGCCTTGAAGCCAAGTACCCGCTGCTCAGGAACGCGTTCTAG
- a CDS encoding S8 family serine peptidase — MTGKSESRVRAGAYASSVGAALLIAACLGVEVAQAQAIMRTPTISVPMRTPTISPSIAPRIAPTISARAVSVDRGPRTMATIPHTTTSRLRPTTTVLPYARYSPNLYPACTAPYRDAEGECLAQPNAGGGGSGKPAKKSAGKGRGNATPAAANLRSFANEFVAEIDGTLSPDDADALARRHGLTRISSESFPLIGATFGLFRVTDGRPYEAVRREFAADGSVRSLQPNFRYVLQDQKSTPPSEGDPAQYALTKLRLPQAHTLAHGANVTVAVIDSGIDTKHPELANSVADNFDALGSAEGPHVHGTGIAGAIVAHDRLMGSAPQARIIAIRAFGGSNGGAESSSYIILRSLNYAAEHGAQIVNMSFAGPKDAVIERAIAATAARGLVLIAAAGNAGAKSPPLYPAANPNVIAVSATDQQDRLFTASNRGNYIAVSAPGVDIFLPAPDGKYQMTSGTSFSAAYVSGVAALLLERNYTLKPEALRMTLAKTARDLGSPGRDELFGDGQTDAFAAVMAVPADSATPVAAASGTTKREDAGKRRDEPGTRAIEQPSLSSADDKSTISQADRPATR; from the coding sequence ATGACAGGCAAGTCCGAGAGCAGGGTGCGCGCCGGGGCCTACGCTTCATCGGTCGGCGCGGCGCTTTTGATCGCCGCCTGTCTCGGCGTCGAGGTTGCGCAGGCGCAGGCGATCATGCGCACGCCGACGATCAGCGTGCCCATGCGAACGCCGACCATCTCTCCGAGCATCGCCCCGCGCATCGCTCCGACCATCTCGGCCAGGGCGGTGTCCGTCGACCGCGGCCCGCGGACGATGGCGACCATTCCCCACACCACGACGTCGCGCCTGCGGCCGACGACGACGGTGCTGCCCTATGCGCGCTACTCGCCGAACCTGTATCCGGCCTGCACCGCTCCCTATCGCGATGCCGAGGGCGAATGCCTGGCGCAGCCGAATGCCGGCGGCGGTGGCTCGGGCAAACCCGCCAAGAAGAGCGCCGGCAAGGGCCGCGGCAACGCCACGCCGGCCGCCGCCAATCTTCGCAGCTTCGCCAACGAATTCGTGGCCGAGATCGACGGCACATTGTCGCCCGATGATGCTGACGCGTTGGCCCGCCGGCACGGCTTGACGCGGATCTCGTCGGAGAGCTTCCCGCTGATCGGGGCTACGTTCGGTCTGTTTCGTGTCACGGATGGCCGGCCGTACGAGGCGGTGCGGCGCGAATTCGCGGCCGACGGCAGCGTGCGCTCGCTCCAGCCGAACTTCCGCTATGTGCTGCAGGACCAGAAATCGACGCCGCCCAGCGAAGGCGATCCTGCGCAATATGCACTGACAAAGCTCCGCCTGCCGCAGGCGCATACGCTGGCGCACGGCGCCAACGTCACGGTCGCCGTGATCGACTCCGGCATCGACACCAAGCATCCAGAGCTGGCCAATTCCGTCGCCGACAATTTCGATGCGCTCGGCAGCGCGGAGGGGCCGCACGTCCACGGCACCGGCATCGCCGGCGCCATCGTGGCGCATGACCGGCTGATGGGCAGCGCCCCCCAGGCGCGCATCATCGCGATCCGTGCCTTCGGTGGCAGCAATGGCGGCGCCGAGAGTTCGTCCTACATCATCCTGCGGTCGCTGAATTACGCCGCCGAGCACGGCGCGCAGATCGTCAATATGAGCTTTGCCGGTCCGAAGGACGCCGTGATCGAGCGCGCCATCGCGGCGACCGCCGCGCGCGGTCTCGTGCTGATCGCCGCCGCCGGCAATGCCGGGGCAAAATCGCCGCCGCTCTATCCGGCCGCCAATCCCAACGTGATCGCGGTCAGCGCGACCGATCAGCAGGACAGGCTGTTTACGGCATCCAACCGCGGCAATTACATCGCCGTCTCGGCGCCCGGGGTCGACATCTTCCTGCCGGCGCCGGACGGCAAGTACCAGATGACGTCGGGAACCTCGTTCTCGGCTGCCTATGTCTCCGGCGTCGCGGCGTTGCTGCTCGAGCGCAATTACACCTTGAAGCCGGAGGCGCTGCGCATGACGCTGGCGAAGACCGCGCGCGACCTCGGCTCCCCCGGGCGTGACGAGCTTTTCGGCGACGGCCAGACCGATGCGTTTGCCGCGGTCATGGCTGTTCCCGCCGACAGCGCGACGCCGGTCGCGGCTGCGTCCGGTACAACAAAACGTGAAGATGCCGGGAAGCGTCGCGATGAGCCTGGCACCCGCGCGATCGAACAACCCTCGCTGTCGAGTGCGGACGATAAATCCACGATTTCTCAGGCGGATAGGCCGGCGACGCGATAG
- a CDS encoding sigma-70 family RNA polymerase sigma factor, translating into MSVTQAASDEVLIARIAQGDRLAMQVLYGRHHVRVYRFGLRLVRDEQAAEDLISEVFLDVWRQAGKFEGRSAVSTWLLAITRFKALSALRRRKDFELDEDAANAIEDTSDNPETVVQKKDTSEALRECLTGLSPDHREIVDLVYYHEKSVEEVAEIVGIPENTVKTRLFYARKKLAELLKAAGVERGWP; encoded by the coding sequence TTGAGCGTGACACAGGCGGCTTCGGACGAGGTCCTGATCGCCAGGATCGCCCAAGGTGACCGGCTCGCCATGCAGGTGCTGTACGGGCGGCACCATGTCAGGGTCTACAGGTTCGGGCTGAGGCTCGTGCGGGACGAGCAGGCGGCGGAAGACCTCATCAGCGAGGTGTTTCTCGACGTCTGGCGTCAAGCCGGCAAGTTCGAGGGCCGATCCGCCGTTTCTACCTGGCTGCTGGCAATCACCCGTTTCAAGGCCCTGTCTGCGCTCCGGCGCAGGAAGGATTTCGAGCTGGACGAAGACGCCGCCAACGCGATCGAGGATACGTCCGACAATCCGGAAACGGTGGTGCAGAAAAAGGATACCAGTGAAGCGTTGCGGGAGTGTCTGACGGGCCTCTCGCCGGACCATCGGGAAATCGTCGATCTCGTCTACTACCACGAGAAGTCCGTGGAAGAGGTGGCCGAAATCGTCGGAATACCGGAGAACACTGTGAAGACGCGCTTGTTCTATGCGCGCAAGAAACTGGCCGAACTGCTGAAGGCAGCCGGCGTTGAGCGAGGCTGGCCATGA
- a CDS encoding GGDEF domain-containing protein encodes MSTAATSFPERNAAEVADLVLTPEAAASEVLARRARQRRQMYIGQVASYSLGASVLLLYAYGGAVSMAVPSLFWLGGLLIIGTFTVLSEAGFGDRFEDHYLTVFQISAHMALQLLFLLAVPTVGVAFIAVLFLIFAFGTLRMTSSQAMVTWGLATCGLALVFLGSDLPIGLPVETRLERTASMLCFVLVIGQCAFLGLFGATLRKILYRRSIELKAAYQRIEELAELDELTGSYNRRCIMRLLDAEIEKSRQTSMPCAIALIDLDWFKRINDAHGHPVGDEVLRTFAITMFANIRPADCFGRYGGEEFLLLLPDTSDDAAQRMLERLRGIIADLDWSAFSLNMRVTISAGVVTLRDVDTADTFLARADRALYSAKAQGRNRIATS; translated from the coding sequence ATGAGCACGGCCGCGACGTCCTTTCCCGAGAGGAATGCCGCTGAGGTCGCGGATCTCGTGCTCACGCCCGAGGCGGCGGCTTCCGAAGTGCTGGCGCGCCGGGCCCGGCAGCGCCGCCAGATGTATATCGGCCAGGTGGCGAGCTATTCGCTGGGCGCCTCGGTCCTGCTGCTCTACGCCTATGGCGGCGCCGTCTCCATGGCCGTTCCATCGCTGTTCTGGCTCGGCGGCCTCCTGATCATCGGTACGTTCACCGTGCTCTCGGAAGCCGGCTTCGGCGACCGGTTCGAGGATCATTACCTCACCGTCTTCCAGATCTCGGCGCATATGGCGTTGCAGCTGCTGTTCCTGCTCGCAGTGCCGACGGTCGGGGTCGCGTTCATCGCCGTGCTGTTTCTGATCTTCGCGTTTGGCACGCTGCGGATGACCTCGAGCCAGGCGATGGTGACCTGGGGCCTTGCCACCTGCGGGCTCGCCCTGGTCTTCCTGGGCTCGGACCTGCCGATCGGACTGCCGGTTGAAACCCGCCTGGAGCGAACCGCATCGATGCTCTGCTTCGTGCTGGTGATCGGCCAGTGCGCCTTCCTCGGCCTGTTCGGCGCCACCCTGCGCAAGATCCTGTACCGGCGCAGCATCGAGCTGAAGGCCGCCTATCAGCGCATCGAGGAGCTGGCCGAGCTCGACGAGCTCACCGGCTCCTACAACCGCCGCTGCATCATGCGCCTGCTCGACGCCGAGATCGAAAAGTCGCGGCAGACATCGATGCCCTGCGCGATCGCACTGATCGATCTCGACTGGTTCAAGCGCATCAACGACGCCCACGGCCATCCCGTCGGCGACGAGGTGCTGCGCACCTTCGCGATCACCATGTTCGCCAACATCCGCCCGGCCGACTGCTTCGGCCGCTACGGCGGCGAGGAATTCCTCCTGCTGCTGCCGGACACGTCGGACGACGCCGCACAGCGCATGCTCGAGCGCTTGCGCGGTATCATCGCCGATCTCGACTGGAGCGCATTCTCCCTGAATATGCGGGTGACCATTTCCGCGGGCGTGGTGACGCTGCGCGACGTCGATACTGCCGACACGTTTCTCGCGCGCGCCGATCGCGCGCTCTATTCCGCCAAGGCGCAAGGGCGCAACCGCATTGCAACGAGCTGA
- a CDS encoding DUF2336 domain-containing protein has protein sequence MRSRSAKTSENLLEELQAALSHGTVARRVETLRRVTDLFVGNSVDYSDDHIRVFDDVFQCLIEQIETSAKALLADRLAPIAAAPPKIMRTLALDEVIEVSGPVLSKSERLDETTLIEIARTRGQAHLKAISLRRVLSEALTDVLVTRGNEDVVQSTVGNPGARLSEGSLTDLVTRAERDDDLATCIGQRPDLPRHHYLKLVAKASLSVRRKLEAAHPELVDEVSSVVQEVAQRVRAAAMTKQTEMARALVKSLHEDGRLNEFQVTSFAEQGKFDETNAGLAALAGVAVETAETMMIESRTEGVMILAKVAGMSWPSVRAIIAMREKLSGGSQTDMLTLRDVYEALRSSTAQQVLRFHRMQLGTTPAA, from the coding sequence ATGAGATCCAGATCCGCAAAAACATCCGAGAATCTGCTCGAGGAACTGCAGGCTGCGCTCTCGCACGGCACGGTCGCGCGCCGGGTCGAGACGCTGCGCCGCGTCACCGATCTGTTCGTGGGCAATTCGGTGGACTATTCCGATGACCACATCCGCGTGTTCGACGACGTGTTCCAGTGCCTGATTGAGCAGATCGAGACGTCGGCCAAGGCGCTGCTCGCCGACCGCCTCGCACCGATCGCGGCCGCGCCACCGAAAATCATGCGCACGCTCGCGCTCGACGAAGTCATCGAGGTCTCCGGCCCCGTGCTGTCGAAATCGGAACGGCTGGACGAGACGACCCTGATCGAGATCGCGCGCACGAGGGGCCAAGCCCATCTCAAGGCGATCTCGCTGCGGCGGGTGCTGTCGGAAGCGCTGACCGACGTGCTGGTGACGCGCGGCAACGAGGACGTGGTGCAGTCGACCGTCGGCAATCCGGGCGCACGGCTCTCCGAGGGAAGCCTCACCGATCTCGTCACCCGCGCCGAACGCGACGACGACCTCGCCACCTGCATCGGTCAGCGGCCGGACCTGCCGCGCCATCACTATTTGAAGCTGGTTGCGAAGGCGTCCTTGAGCGTGCGCAGGAAGCTCGAGGCCGCGCATCCGGAGCTCGTGGACGAGGTGTCGAGCGTGGTGCAGGAAGTGGCCCAGAGGGTCCGCGCTGCCGCCATGACGAAGCAGACCGAGATGGCGCGCGCGCTGGTGAAGTCGCTGCACGAGGACGGCCGCCTCAACGAATTCCAGGTCACCAGTTTCGCCGAGCAGGGCAAGTTCGACGAAACCAATGCGGGGCTCGCGGCGCTCGCCGGCGTCGCGGTCGAGACCGCCGAGACCATGATGATCGAAAGCCGCACCGAGGGCGTGATGATCCTCGCCAAGGTCGCCGGCATGTCCTGGCCGAGCGTGCGGGCCATCATCGCGATGCGCGAGAAGCTCTCCGGCGGCTCGCAGACCGACATGCTGACGCTGCGCGACGTTTACGAGGCGCTGCGCTCATCGACCGCGCAGCAGGTGCTGCGCTTCCACCGCATGCAGCTGGGCACGACGCCGGCGGCGTGA
- a CDS encoding NrsF family protein, with product MDTDQLIRSLAADNAHRAPRVGAVLTMALLVAAPLSILIFATFLGVRHDVMSAMHNPFFDMKFAVTLSLAIPAIIVSLHLSRPEALLRGWGWLLLLPVGLLAVAIGSEAMMAPAMPMTMRLMGKNSRVCLVAIPAMSLPLLAGALFGLRHGAPSRPALAGALAGLVSAGLAATLYASHCTDDSPLFVATWYTLATALVTAIGAAVGARVLRY from the coding sequence ATGGACACCGATCAACTCATCCGTTCGCTCGCAGCCGACAATGCGCATCGCGCGCCGCGCGTCGGCGCGGTGCTGACCATGGCGCTCCTGGTGGCCGCGCCCTTGTCGATCCTGATCTTCGCGACGTTCCTCGGCGTGCGTCACGACGTGATGAGCGCGATGCACAACCCGTTCTTCGATATGAAGTTCGCGGTGACGCTGTCGCTCGCGATTCCCGCCATCATCGTCAGCCTGCATCTGTCGCGTCCCGAGGCCCTGCTGCGCGGCTGGGGCTGGCTGCTGCTGCTTCCCGTCGGGCTGCTCGCGGTCGCGATCGGCAGTGAGGCGATGATGGCGCCGGCCATGCCGATGACGATGCGCTTGATGGGCAAGAACTCCAGGGTGTGCCTGGTCGCAATTCCGGCGATGTCGCTGCCGCTGCTTGCGGGGGCGCTGTTCGGCCTGCGCCATGGCGCGCCGTCGCGCCCGGCGCTTGCCGGAGCGCTCGCCGGCCTGGTGTCGGCCGGCCTTGCCGCGACGCTCTATGCCTCGCACTGCACCGACGATTCGCCCCTGTTCGTCGCGACCTGGTACACGCTCGCGACCGCGCTGGTGACGGCGATCGGCGCGGCGGTCGGGGCGAGGGTCCTGAGATACTGA
- a CDS encoding sigma-70 family RNA polymerase sigma factor: MRGSEDEWTGLMRSAMAGDDAAYHRLLRAVTPVLRAAARRGLARAGQPPDQAEDIVQEILLAVHLKRHTWDSEAPFAPWLFAIGRNKLIDSLRRRGRRVFVNIDDFAETLPGEAPEETASAGEVAAQLNTLPQRQRDVLQSIAVESASIKDTAAKFSMSEGAVRVALHRGLAALTTKLRDQ, from the coding sequence GTGCGCGGAAGTGAGGACGAATGGACCGGCCTGATGCGGTCGGCCATGGCTGGCGATGATGCGGCCTATCATCGCCTGTTGAGGGCGGTCACGCCGGTGCTGCGCGCTGCAGCGAGGCGAGGCCTGGCACGGGCAGGCCAGCCTCCCGACCAGGCCGAGGATATCGTGCAGGAGATTCTGTTGGCGGTGCATCTGAAGCGGCACACCTGGGACAGCGAAGCCCCCTTCGCGCCCTGGCTGTTTGCCATCGGCCGCAACAAGCTGATCGACTCGCTGCGCCGGCGCGGCAGGCGCGTCTTCGTCAATATCGACGATTTCGCCGAAACCCTGCCGGGCGAGGCGCCCGAGGAAACCGCCTCCGCGGGCGAGGTCGCAGCCCAGCTCAACACCCTGCCGCAGCGCCAGCGCGACGTGCTGCAGTCGATCGCGGTCGAGAGCGCCTCGATCAAGGATACGGCGGCGAAGTTTTCGATGAGCGAGGGCGCGGTGCGCGTCGCGCTGCATCGCGGACTTGCGGCGCTGACGACTAAACTGCGGGACCAGTAG
- a CDS encoding enoyl-CoA hydratase: protein MSTFEHIIVESKGAVGIIKLNRPKLLNALSFGVFREIAAAVDDLEADDAIGCIVVTGSEKAFAAGADIKEMQPKGFIDMFSEDFAAIGGDRIARCRKPTVAAVAGYALGGGCELAMMCDFIIAADTAKFGQPEITLGTIPGIGGTQRLTRAIGKSKAMDLCLTGRMMDAAEAERSGLVSRIVPADKLMDEVMAAAEKIAAMSRPAAAMAKEAVNRAFETTLAEGMSVERNLFHSTFALEDRSEGMAAFIEKRKPVNKNR, encoded by the coding sequence ATGAGCACGTTCGAACACATCATCGTCGAAAGCAAAGGCGCGGTCGGCATCATCAAGCTGAACCGGCCGAAGTTGCTCAACGCGCTCTCCTTCGGCGTCTTCCGCGAGATCGCAGCTGCCGTCGACGATCTCGAGGCCGATGACGCCATCGGCTGCATCGTCGTGACCGGCAGCGAGAAGGCCTTTGCCGCCGGCGCCGACATCAAGGAGATGCAGCCGAAGGGCTTCATCGACATGTTCTCCGAGGATTTCGCCGCGATCGGCGGCGACCGTATCGCGCGTTGCCGCAAGCCGACGGTTGCCGCGGTTGCCGGCTATGCGCTCGGCGGCGGCTGCGAGCTCGCCATGATGTGCGATTTCATCATCGCCGCCGACACCGCAAAGTTCGGCCAGCCCGAGATCACGCTCGGCACCATTCCCGGCATCGGCGGTACCCAGCGCCTGACACGCGCGATCGGCAAGTCCAAGGCGATGGACCTGTGCCTCACCGGCCGCATGATGGATGCGGCGGAAGCCGAGAGAAGCGGCCTCGTCAGCCGCATCGTGCCTGCCGACAAGCTGATGGACGAAGTGATGGCGGCGGCCGAGAAGATCGCCGCGATGTCGCGCCCTGCGGCCGCGATGGCCAAGGAAGCGGTGAACCGCGCCTTCGAGACCACGCTCGCCGAGGGCATGAGCGTCGAGCGCAACCTGTTCCACTCGACCTTCGCGCTGGAGGACCGCTCCGAGGGCATGGCGGCGTTCATCGAGAAGCGCAAGCCGGTGAACAAGAATCGGTAA
- a CDS encoding TolC family outer membrane protein, with protein sequence MTRHRSGVGPVLATWTTLALCCALPSAAWAEALPEALAKAYQTNPQLNAERARQRATDENVPQALAGYRPQIVASLSAGLQSVRNLLPDNTIQTGNLKPWIIGVTVTQTLFNGFRTANNVRAAELQVQSGREALRNVGQGVLLDAVTAYTNVLANQSLVEAQRSNVAFLRETLSVTQRRLNAGDVTPTDSAQAEARLNRGLADLNAAEVALAVSQATYAQVIGNAPSQLRAAEAVDRYLPKSREDAMTMAIRQHPAVMAASFDVDVASTNIRIAEGSLLPSATIQGNASKSRNNDPTLGTFAEDQASIVANVTAPIYDGGQAAAQTRQAKEITAQSRLVLDQVRNQARTAAVSAWVANEGAKITVSASESEVKAATVALQGVQREAAGGQRTTVDVLNSQADLIQAKARLIGANRDRVIASYTLLSAIGHLDVKTLSLNTPDYLPEVHYHQVRDAWHGLRTPSGQ encoded by the coding sequence ATGACGCGGCATCGATCGGGCGTGGGTCCTGTGCTTGCGACATGGACCACGCTGGCGCTGTGTTGCGCCCTGCCCTCCGCCGCCTGGGCCGAAGCCCTGCCGGAGGCGCTCGCCAAGGCCTACCAGACCAATCCACAGCTCAATGCCGAACGTGCGCGACAACGCGCCACGGACGAGAACGTGCCGCAGGCCCTCGCCGGTTACCGGCCGCAGATCGTGGCGAGCCTCAGCGCCGGCCTGCAATCGGTGCGCAATCTGCTGCCCGACAACACCATCCAGACCGGCAATTTGAAGCCATGGATCATCGGCGTCACCGTGACGCAGACCCTGTTCAACGGCTTCCGCACCGCCAACAACGTGCGGGCCGCCGAGCTCCAGGTGCAGTCGGGCCGCGAGGCGCTGCGCAATGTCGGCCAGGGCGTGCTGCTCGACGCGGTCACCGCCTACACCAACGTGCTCGCCAACCAGTCGCTGGTCGAAGCGCAGCGTTCCAACGTCGCCTTCCTGCGCGAGACGCTCTCGGTCACCCAGCGCCGTCTCAACGCCGGCGATGTCACGCCGACCGACAGCGCGCAGGCCGAAGCGCGCCTTAACCGCGGCCTTGCCGATCTCAACGCCGCCGAGGTCGCGCTTGCCGTCAGCCAAGCGACCTATGCGCAAGTGATCGGCAATGCGCCATCGCAGCTTCGGGCCGCCGAGGCCGTCGATCGCTATCTGCCGAAGAGCCGCGAAGACGCCATGACCATGGCAATCCGCCAGCATCCGGCGGTGATGGCCGCCAGCTTCGACGTCGATGTCGCCTCCACCAACATCCGCATCGCCGAAGGCTCATTGCTGCCGAGCGCCACCATCCAGGGCAACGCCAGCAAGAGCCGCAACAACGACCCGACGCTCGGCACCTTCGCCGAGGACCAGGCCTCGATCGTCGCCAATGTCACCGCGCCGATCTACGACGGCGGCCAGGCCGCCGCGCAGACCCGGCAGGCCAAGGAGATCACGGCGCAGAGCCGGCTCGTGCTCGACCAGGTCCGCAACCAGGCTCGCACGGCGGCAGTGAGCGCCTGGGTCGCCAATGAAGGCGCCAAGATCACCGTGTCGGCCTCGGAATCCGAAGTGAAGGCTGCGACCGTCGCACTCCAGGGCGTGCAGCGCGAGGCCGCCGGCGGACAACGCACCACGGTCGACGTCTTGAACTCGCAGGCCGATTTGATCCAGGCCAAGGCCCGCCTGATCGGCGCCAACCGCGACCGCGTCATCGCATCCTACACGCTGCTCAGCGCCATCGGCCATCTCGACGTCAAGACGCTCAGCCTGAACACGCCGGATTATTTGCCCGAGGTTCACTACCACCAGGTCCGCGACGCCTGGCACGGGCTGCGCACGCCGTCGGGGCAGTAG